The sequence TCCAATGGTTATTCGGTAATGTGGGGTTACAAACTCAAGGCTACTTAACTCATTTACCTTATGAGGATGCTCTCAAAGCTGCAGATCCTAAGTATGCTGATTTGACCTCATATGCCTCGACAATTCCTCACCAAGCATACATGATCTATCAAGCCATGTTTGCTATTATCACCCCGGCGTTGATTTCAGGGGCGATCGCTGAACGGATGAGCTTTCGCGCCTACGCTCTGTTTGTGTTGTTGTGGTCAACTTTTATCTACACTCCCCTAGCTCATATGGTGTGGGCGAAAGGTGGATTCTTGGGTTTGTACGGTGGTTTAGGCGCTCTCGATTTCGCTGGGGGTACAGTAGTTCATATTAGTTCTGGTGTTTCTGCTCTAGTAGCAGCGATCGTTCTCGGCCCCAGAAAAACCCATCCTGATCGGTTGAGTCCACCGCACAATGTACCGTTTATTCTACTGGGTGCTGGCTTACTCTGGTTTGGCTGGTTTGGATTCAATGCGGGAAGTGCTCTATCAGTTGCTAGTGGAGTTTCTGGTAACTTAGTCACAAATGTTGCCACCACAGCCTTTGTTAACACCAACACATCTGCAGCTGCGGGCGCTTTGATGTGGCTGATTTTAGAAGGGGTTTTGCGTGGTAAACCAACTGCAGTGGGAGCAGCGACAGGGGCTGTTGCGGGTTTAGTCGGTATCACACCCGCAGCTGGTTTTGTTACACCGCTCCACGCAATTTTGATTGGGTTTATCACTGCTTGTGTTTGCTTTTATGCTGTGAGTTTCAAACACAAACTGCAAGTTGACGATGCTTTAGATACCTTTCCTGTACATGGCGTTGGTGGGACTTTGGGCGCAATTTTAACAGCCATTTTTGCCACCACAGAAGTTAATGCGCTGGGTAAAGATGGTGTGCTACGCGGTAACTTTGGGGAATTAGGGGTAGAATTAGTAGCTATTGTCGTTGCATATGCGATCGCTGCAGTTGGTACTTGGATTATCCTCAAAGTTATTGACGCGACAGTCGGTCTGCGAGTCAAGGAAGAAACTGAATACCAAGGGCTGGATATTAACGAACACGGGGAAGAAGGTTATAATTCCGAATTCGGTGATAGTGTGAAGGTTTCTTAACTGCTTGTTGTGACGCCAACAGGGAAATAGGGAATGGGGGATAGGGTCGAAAGTCGCTTTGGTGACAGCTATACTTGCTTAATTTCTATTTTGTAGTAAGCTCAGGACTGGGCATAATACCTATTCTCTCCTATCCCCTGCTATAAATAGTTGTCGTGTCTACTTCTGAAAAAGCTTATCCACTCTGGGCATTTTTTTCACTAGTAACCAACGTCCTACTGATGTTGGGGGTGATATTGTTGATTTGGCAACAACAAAGATTGAATGCAGTTTTTGGGACAATTGTTTATTCAACTCCAGAAAGTGAAGACCAAGCGATCGCCCCAAAGTCCAGCACCCGTCACCAACTCAATTACCAACAGTGGCTGGACATTCTCCAGCAAGAAGCCGAAGTAGCTGCAAAAAAGCGTCCACAGCATTTAACGATATTAGCGGGAGACTCTATCAGTTTGTGGTTTCCCCCGCAATTATTACCAGAAAATAGAAGTTGGCTAAATCAAGGAATTTCTGGCGAAACTAGTGATGGACTTTTGCGAAGATTAAATTTATTCGATCGCACTCAGCCAGAATCGATTTTGGTGATGATTGGAATTAATGATCTAATTCGGGGAGTCAGCGACGAAGTAATTTTAGATCATCAACAACAAATTATCAGTT is a genomic window of Fortiea contorta PCC 7126 containing:
- a CDS encoding ammonium transporter — translated: MTLLLLGTPLMDDALAQAASTPPAADTGDTTFMLMSSALVLLMTPGLAFFYGGFVRSRNVLNTLMMSFVLMAIVGVTWILWGYSLSFAPGNPIIGGIQWLFGNVGLQTQGYLTHLPYEDALKAADPKYADLTSYASTIPHQAYMIYQAMFAIITPALISGAIAERMSFRAYALFVLLWSTFIYTPLAHMVWAKGGFLGLYGGLGALDFAGGTVVHISSGVSALVAAIVLGPRKTHPDRLSPPHNVPFILLGAGLLWFGWFGFNAGSALSVASGVSGNLVTNVATTAFVNTNTSAAAGALMWLILEGVLRGKPTAVGAATGAVAGLVGITPAAGFVTPLHAILIGFITACVCFYAVSFKHKLQVDDALDTFPVHGVGGTLGAILTAIFATTEVNALGKDGVLRGNFGELGVELVAIVVAYAIAAVGTWIILKVIDATVGLRVKEETEYQGLDINEHGEEGYNSEFGDSVKVS
- a CDS encoding SGNH/GDSL hydrolase family protein, which translates into the protein MSTSEKAYPLWAFFSLVTNVLLMLGVILLIWQQQRLNAVFGTIVYSTPESEDQAIAPKSSTRHQLNYQQWLDILQQEAEVAAKKRPQHLTILAGDSISLWFPPQLLPENRSWLNQGISGETSDGLLRRLNLFDRTQPESILVMIGINDLIRGVSDEVILDHQQQIISYLQKAHPKVPVVVQSILPHGAEAATWEGREKLLAIPNSRIRQLNQKLQAIATKKGAQYLDLYPLFANQQGNLHFEFTTDGLHLNSQGYIVWRTALQMQKKL